In Flagellatimonas centrodinii, a single window of DNA contains:
- the lysS gene encoding lysine--tRNA ligase, whose product MTDTPTPPQDENHLIATRREKLAAQRAAGQAFPNTFRRDTLSDHLHGAYGEQSAEQLEQVEARFRLAGRLMAKRVMGKASFGQLQDSAGRIQIFCQRDTLGEETYRMFKTADVGDILGVSGRVFKTKTGELSLWVETLQPLVKNLRPLPEKWAGLTDTEVRYRQRYVDLIVNPEVRAVFEKRGQTVRFIRNFLDAIGFVEVETPMLQPIAGGATARPFVSRHNALDRDVYLRIAPELYLKRLVVGGFEKVYEINRNFRNEGLSTRHNPEFTMLEFYQAYADYRDAMDLVETLVRDCAVTVNGSAQLRYDGRDYDLDQPFRRWSMRDAVAHFNPGFSGFDDRAALAAQVRAVGGDVKEGYGAGKLLTELFEKTVEAKLMDPTFITEYPTEVSPLARRNDDNPEVTDRFEFFLGGREVANGFSELNDPDDQAARFKAQVAAKDAGDDEAMVYDADYIRALEYGLPPTAGVGIGIDRLVMFLTDAPSIRDVLLFPAMRPES is encoded by the coding sequence ATGACCGATACCCCGACGCCGCCGCAGGACGAGAATCACCTCATCGCCACCCGCCGCGAGAAGCTGGCGGCACAGCGTGCAGCCGGCCAGGCCTTCCCCAACACCTTCCGCCGCGACACCCTCAGCGACCATCTGCACGGCGCCTATGGCGAGCAGTCGGCCGAGCAGCTGGAGCAGGTGGAAGCGCGTTTCCGGCTGGCCGGGCGGTTGATGGCCAAGCGGGTGATGGGCAAGGCCAGCTTTGGTCAGTTGCAGGACAGCGCCGGCCGTATTCAGATCTTCTGTCAGCGGGACACGCTTGGCGAAGAGACGTACCGGATGTTCAAGACGGCGGACGTCGGCGACATTCTCGGCGTGTCCGGCCGCGTCTTCAAAACCAAGACCGGCGAGCTGTCGCTGTGGGTGGAGACCCTGCAGCCCCTGGTCAAGAACCTGCGGCCGTTGCCGGAGAAGTGGGCCGGGCTGACCGATACCGAAGTCCGCTACCGCCAACGCTATGTTGACCTCATCGTCAATCCGGAAGTGCGAGCGGTGTTCGAGAAGCGCGGGCAGACGGTGCGCTTCATCCGCAACTTTCTGGATGCCATCGGCTTTGTCGAGGTGGAAACGCCGATGCTGCAGCCGATCGCTGGTGGTGCCACGGCGCGGCCCTTTGTCTCGCGCCATAACGCGCTGGACCGGGATGTCTACCTGCGCATTGCGCCGGAGTTGTATCTCAAGCGACTGGTGGTGGGAGGGTTCGAAAAGGTCTACGAGATCAACCGCAACTTCCGCAACGAGGGGCTGTCGACCCGGCACAATCCCGAGTTCACCATGCTCGAGTTCTACCAGGCCTACGCCGACTACCGCGACGCCATGGATCTGGTCGAAACCCTGGTGCGCGATTGCGCCGTCACCGTCAATGGCAGTGCCCAACTGCGCTACGACGGACGCGACTACGATCTTGATCAGCCCTTCCGCCGCTGGTCGATGCGCGATGCGGTGGCCCACTTCAATCCGGGCTTCAGCGGCTTTGACGATCGTGCGGCATTGGCCGCACAGGTCCGTGCCGTCGGAGGCGACGTCAAGGAGGGATACGGTGCCGGCAAGTTGCTGACCGAGCTCTTCGAGAAGACGGTGGAAGCGAAGCTGATGGACCCCACGTTCATCACCGAATATCCCACCGAGGTCTCACCGCTGGCGCGTCGCAATGACGATAACCCCGAGGTCACCGACCGATTCGAGTTCTTCCTCGGCGGCCGCGAGGTGGCCAACGGCTTCTCCGAGCTCAATGATCCCGATGACCAGGCTGCCCGGTTCAAGGCCCAGGTCGCCGCCAAGGATGCCGGCGATGACGAAGCCATGGTCTATGACGCCGACTACATCCGGGCCCTGGAATACGGATTGCCACCGACGGCCGGCGTGGGGATCGGGATTGACCGCCTGGTGATGTTCCTCACCGACGCCCCCTCGATCCGGGATGTGTTGCTCTTTCCGGCCATGCGGCCGGAAAGTTAG